A genome region from Trichoderma asperellum chromosome 7, complete sequence includes the following:
- a CDS encoding uncharacterized protein (SECRETED:SignalP(1-18)~CAZy:GH18) codes for MKSAFVYLASMLATLSLAVPVQDVAVARSEPTDLPRLVIYFQTTHDQSNNPISMLPLINEQGIALTHLIVCSFHINQGGVIHLNDFPPDDPHFSTLWNETVIMKQAGVKIMGMVGGAAAGSYSTSTLDSTDSATFEHYYGQLHDLIINFGLDGMDLDVEQPFSRNGINRLISRLRSDFGPDFLITLAPVATALENSANLSGFNYNVLQTDQGSNIDWYNTQFYSGFGTMESPNDYINIVNTGYSPDIVVAGQLTSPADGGGWIPTADLNNTIITLDQKYGQIGGVMGWEYFNSLPGDTSAPWEWAQIVTEILRPGLTPELKITKQDAERLQAAYSTSVAANGNKDKSFVKKPSVNYMKWVNA; via the coding sequence ATGAAGTCGGCATTTGTCTATCTAGCATCCATGCTGGCGACGCTGTCGCTGGCTGTGCCTGTCCAggatgttgctgttgctcggTCTGAGCCGACGGATCTGCCCCGTCTGGTGATTTACTTCCAGACGACGCACGACCAAAGCAACAACCCCATCTCGATGCTGCCGCTCATCAACGAGCAGGGCATTGCGCTGACGCATCTGATTGTGTGTTCGTTCCACATCAACCAGGGCGGCGTCATCCATCTCAATGACTTCCCTCCGGATGACCCTCACTTCTCCACCCTCTGGAACGAGACTGTTATCATGAAGCAGGCCGGCGTCAAGATCATGGGAATGGTTGGCGGTGCCGCCGCCGGATCCTACAGCACTTCCACGCTTGATTCTACCGACAGTGCCACCTTTGAGCACTACTATGGCCAGCTACACGACTTGATCATCAACTTTGGGCTCGACGGCATGGACCTCGACGTGGAGCAGCCCTTTAGCCGGAACGGCATCAACCGCCTCATCTCCCGCCTGAGGTCCGACTTTGGACCAGACTTCCTCATCACCTTGGCCCCCGTCGCGACCGCGCTGGAGAACAGCGCCAACCTGTCTGGCTTCAACTACAACGTCCTCCAGACGGACCAGGGCTCCAACATCGACTGGTACAACACGCAGTTCTACAGCGGCTTTGGCACCATGGAATCGCCCAACGACTACATCAACATTGTCAACACCGGCTACTCGCCTGACATTGTCGTCGCCGGACAACTGACCTCGCCGGccgatggcggcggctggatCCCCACGGCCGACCTCAacaacaccatcatcacGCTCGACCAGAAGTACGGCCAGATTGGCGGCGTCATGGGCTGGGAGTACTTCAACTCCCTGCCCGGCGACACCAGCGCTCCCTGGGAGTGGGCGCAGATTGTCACGGAGATTCTGCGCCCTGGCCTGACGCCTGAACTGAAGATTACGAAGCAGGATGCGGAGCGCCTGCAGGCTGCTTATTCGACCAGCGTGGCGGCGAATGGCAACAAGGACAAGAGCTTCGTTAAGAAGCCTAGTGTGAATTACATGAAGTGGGTGAATGCGTAA
- a CDS encoding uncharacterized protein (EggNog:ENOG41~TransMembrane:1 (o249-269i)): MSRLVDRLPTPEKVKEKKVIVLSRSRVGTFSLYQALATLGYKPYHMYEVAMNGTTHLELFEEAIRCKYSGKDKPYGKAEFDKWLCNYDAIVEIPQFFIEEFVEFYPNAKFILVERDVDAWERSLNNTIKGVFEACRSFPMNVTQHVDPFIKGFVALHNTFEDVMFHGKGVNGGMEDAKKDSISDAKKAKRLAPKDQLLTCTLEGGFGWEEICPFLEKDIPKTPYPRGNAPAQFEHLVKTVLGPRIRNSVLKLLGTVLVPAVSIGMWFYVKRR; the protein is encoded by the exons ATGTCTCGCCTTGTCGATAGACTTCCTACACCGGAGaaggtgaaggagaagaaagtgaTTGTGCTCAGTCGCAGTCG TGTTGgaactttctctctctaccaAGCTCTCGCAACATTAGGATACAAGCCTTACCATATGTACGAGGTGGCCATGAATGGCACCACTCATCTCGAGCTCTTCGAAGAGGCTATACGTTGCAAATACTCAGGCAAAGATAAACCATATGGCAAAGCCGAATTTGACAAATGGCTCTGCAACTATGAT GCCATCGTTGAAATCCCCCAATTTTTCATCGAAGAGTTTGTCGAGTTTTACCCCAACGCGAAATTTATACTCGTCGAACGCGATGTCGACGCTTGGGAGCGTTCGTTGAATAATACTATCAAGGGCGTTTTCGAGGCTTGCAGATCGTTCCCCATGAATGTCACCCAACATGTTGATCCTTTCATCAAGGGGTTTGTCGCTCTCCACAATACGTTTGAAGACGTCATGTTCCACGGAAAAGGTGTAAACGGGGGCATGGAAGACGCCAAGAAGGATAGTATATCAGA CgccaaaaaggcaaagagactGGCTCCAAAGGATCAGCTTTTGACCTGCACCCTAGAAGGTGGTTTTGGTTGGGAAGAGATTTGTCCCTTCCTTGAGAAAGACATTCCCAAGACACCGTACCCTAGAGGTAACGCTCCCGCTCAGTTCGAACATCTTGTGAAAACAGTCCTTGGCCCTCGTATCAGAAACTCGGTTTTGAAGCTTTTGGGGACGGTACTCGTGCCAGCAGTTAGCATTGGCATGTGGTTTTACGTGAAAAGGCGTTAA